ttaaaaaaatatatatatatatattttttttttttcaaaccaTGTCCTAACTTACTTACAAGCATTTTatgggtttaaaaaaaaaactttgggaGCCAGTAAATGCAGTACCTTTACTGTGTTTCACTCATTTACTTAATGGGGTGAACCCTAGCAGCATCTGACCTGAATATTCAACCTGTAGTACTTAAATACTATTTGCGTTTACCATAGTGAGCTCATAGTATTGGGATAGTGACAAACAGTTATTTGGGGGGCGCTCTGTATTTCAGCACTTtatatttgaaatgatacaatgactgaggttaaagtacagactgtcagctttaatttgagggtattttcatccatatggGTGAACTGTTTAGGAATTActacactttttgtacatagtccccccagtttaggggaccaaaagtattgggacaaattcacataTGCGTATTAAAGTACAAAAAGTTGAGTTTAGTCCTGTATTCATAGTACACaatatacaacaggtgtagaccttacagtgaaatgcttacttacaagcccttagccaacaatgcagttttaagaaaatacaaaaaaaaaaaagtaagagataagaaaaacaaataattaaagagcagcagtaaataacaatagcggggctatatacagggggtaccggtacagagtcaatgtgcgggggcactggtgtcgaggtaattatgtatgtgcaggtagggttattaaagtggcaatgcatagataataacagagagtagcagtggggGGGttgggtgcaaatagtctgggtagctgttcggaagtcttatggcttgggggtagaagctgtttagaagcctcttggacttagacttggcactccggaaccgcttgccgtgcggcagcagagcgaacagtctatgactaggtggctggaatctttgacaattttttagggccttcctctgacaccacctggtatagaggtcctggatggcaggaagcttgaccccggtgatgtactgggccgtacgcactaccctctgtagtgccttgcggtcggaggctgagcagttgccataccaggcagtgatgcaacccgtcaggatgctcttgatggtgcagctgtaaaactttttgaggatctgaggacccatgccaaatcttttcagtctcctgagagggaataggttttgtcgtgccctcttcacgactgtcttggtgtgcttgcaccatgttagtttgttggtgatgtgggtgccaaggaacttgaagctctcaacctgctccactacagccccgtcgatgagaaggGGGGCGTGATtcttcctctttttcctgtagtccacaatccatctccttagtcttgatcacattgagggagaggttgttgttcttgcaccacacggtcaaggtctctgacctcctccctataggctgtctcatcgttgtcggtgatcaagcctaccactgttgtcatcagaaaacttaatgatggtgttggagttgttacatacccttaccacctgggggcggcccgtcaggaaatctaggatccagttgcagagagaggtgtttagttccagggtccttagcttagtgatgagctttgagggcactatggtgttgaacgctgagctgtagtcaatgaatagcattctcacataggtgttccttttgtccaggtgggaaagggcagtgtggagtgcaatatagattacatcatctgtggatctgttagtgcggtatgaaaattggagtgggtctagggtttctgggataatggcgttgtgagccatgaccagcctttcaaagcatttcatggctacagatgtgagtgctacgggtcggtagtcatttaggcagctttccttagtgttcttgggcacagggactatggtggtctgcttgaaacatgttggtattagactcagacagggagaggttgaaaatgtcagtgaagacacttgccagttggtcagcgcatgctcggagtacacatcctggtaatccgtttggcccagcggccttgtgaatgttgacctgtttaaaggtcttaatcacatcttctgcggagagcgtgatcacacagtcatccggaacagctaatgtgctcatgcatgtttcagtgttacttgcctcgaagcgagcatagaagttattttgcttgtctggtaggctcgtgtcactgggcagctcttggctgtgcttccctttttattctgtgatagtttgcaagccctgccacatccgacgagcgtcagagccggggtagtacgattcgatcttagtcctatattgacgctttgcctgtttgatggctcgtcagagggcatagcgggatttcttagaagcttccgggttagagtcccgctccttgaaagtggcagctctaccctttagctaagtgtgaatgttgcctgtaatccatggcttctggttggggtatgtacgtacagtcactttgGGGATGAAGTCCTCTGCACCTATTTATaatgccagtgactgatgtggtgtactcctcaatgccatcggaagaatcccagaacatattccagtctgtgctagcaaaacagtcctatagtttagcatctgcttcatctgaccacttttttatggaccgtgtcactggtgcttcctgctttttaaaaaatatttttatttttatttattttgacccccttttctccccaatttcgtggtatccaattgttagtaattactatcttgtctcatcgctacaactcccgtacgggcttgggagagacgaaggtcgaaagccatgcgtcctccgaaacacaacccaaccaagccgcactgcttcttaacacagcgcgcctccaacccggaagccagccgcaccaatgtgtcggaggaaacactgtgcacctggctcccttggttagcgcgcactgcgcccggcccgccacaggagtcgctggtgcgcgatgagacaaggatatccctaccggccaaaccctccctaacccggacgacgctaggccaattgtgcgtcgccccacggacctccctgtcgcggccggctgcgacagagcctgggcgcgaacccagggtctctggtggcgcagctagcgctgcgatgcagtgccctagatcactgcgccacccgggagggcgcttcctgctttaattttagcttgtaagtagaaatcaggaggatagttatggtcagatttgacaaatggagggcgaggtaaataatgtattgtcattttggtgtcactattgtaaataagaatagaatacagGTATGTTTctcaacacttctacattaatgtggatgctgccATAACTACAGATAATCcggaatgaatcgtgaataatgatgagtgagaaagttacagatgcacaaatataaTTTCCCCCAAAAATGCTCACTTCACCAGTTATTGTAATGTTGAgcggttagcatgtcttggggttttgatatttgtgcatctaactttcttactcatcattattcacgattcagtCAGGATTATCCGTAAGCATGGTAGCATCCACCAAATATGTAAATttgtactactttaatacacacacaagtgaatttgtcccctaaattgggggggggggggaagctaagtacaaaaagtgctgtaatttctaaacgattcacctgatatggattaaagctgacagtctgcactttaacctcagtcattatcatttcaaatccattATCATTTCAAATCCATCCAGTGCTCGTGGAAAAAATGGTCACTTTCCCAATATTTTTGGAGTTCACTACATGTCTTCAAGCCTTGACACACTGCGATCCCTTAGTTTTCTAGTGAAAATCTAAgacctctactttcttcactttAAGGTAGATGGGGCTGTGGTTTTATAGGATTTCTTGACATTAATAATGAGTTACAGATCTGTTGAGGTCAAGGAAAAGAGTGAAGTAGATTTTTGGAAACAACATTTGATGAAATTACAGATGATACAGTCCATTACTCATGTTGTGTTCCCTCATGGAGTGTCTTTTCTTTTGTAATCAGAAAATTGGGATGGCCTACATCAATCACCTGGTGGAGAAAGGTGACTATGACACCGCTGCCAGGTACTACAGCCTTTTAGTTATTTCAGTTTAGTTTTTCTTCTGCAAAATACCAGTGTAAGGAGTAGATGTGGTGattattttctctctgtctcgttctctctctctctctcgtgttgtCTGtctcgtgttctctctctctctcgtgttcttTTAAGTCCAGGAAGTGTCAGAAGGTGCTGGGAAAAAACATGGAACTCTGGGAGAATGAGGTGTACAGGTTTAAAACCATTGGGCAGTTGAAGGTGAGTCAGGCCACATTGTGACCGTGCAACTTGTGGGAAATTATGGCATTACAGACTTTGAGCAAGTTTTTGAATTAACAATACTCTCAGTATTGCCCTCAGTATTGACTGTTGTAATTCTCTCTATCGTTTTCTTTCCCTCATGTAACTCCCcccctcccgtctctctccttTTGTTTTCCCacatctcctcctgtctctgcctctTCAGGCCATCAGTCAGTACTTGCCTAGAGGGGACCTGCGTCTCAGACCTGCAATCTATGAGATGATCTTACATGAGTTTCTAAAGTCAGACTATGaggtatgtctgtctgttcctgATGGTCTGGTGGTCTTCTTACTGCCTTAAATTATAACTCGTATTAGAACAGGTACTCAAGAAGAACCAAATTGAATAGCAGTAACCAGCCTCTCTCTGCAACCTCTTTCTCCAAGGGCTTTGCCACGTTGATCCGTGAGTGGCCAGGAGAGCTCTACAATAACATGACCATTGTTCAGGCAGTCACCGACCACCTCAAGAAGGACCCCATGAACAGCACCCTGCTCACCACACTGGCTGAACTGTGAGTGCCTCTATACTGGTTTGAGCATTTTGATATACTTCATTACCTCTCAATTGCTGCAATGCTTATTTTCCTCTGAGATATATATAGTACCACTAAGCTGTGTGTTTCTTCTGTCCGTGCAGGTATACATATGACCAGCGATATGACCGAGCCCTGGAGATCTACCTGAGACTGAGGCATAAAGACGTTTACCAGCTGATCCACAAACACGACCTCTTCTCCTCCATAGAAGACAAGATTGTGCTCCTTGTGGACTTCGATAAAGAGGTGGTTCGCCAGCACATGCCCAATTGTTTTATTAAGTAGACTCCTTACTGTATCATAGGACCTCGCTACTGTTTAAGGCTGTGTTATGCGTGTAATTGTCCAGGTAATATCAACTTGCCTTTTTTGAAAGTCAGTCTTTGAGTGCTTTAAACTGTGCAAAAGTCATGGAAAACCTCTGTCTTGAGTCCTTGTGCCTCGTACACACAGCTCTTATTGCGTTTGGATTGTCTGGCCACAAAGGTCATAAGTCACTTTGTGTGTCTCCTTGTCTGAAGAATGGCCTTTTCATTTGTGTTGTCAGAAAGCTGTCGACATGCTCCTGGATAACGAAGACAAAATATCGGTATGTGTACTTGGCTTCCCTTAATCTTTCTTGGAGAGTTTCAAATGAAAGCGCATGCTGTTTGCTAATGATGTTTCTGTCGTCAATGTTCTACAGATTGACAGAGTGGTGGAGGAACTCAGGGACAGGCCCGAGCTGCTACACATTGTGAGTCGCACTACAAGTTCTTTAGTGATTATACGTTTTTAATTTCCTATGATTATCTTGATTTTGAAAATGGTGTTTAACGTGGCATTTCACCTCCTTCTCTCAGTATCTCCACAAACTATTCAAGAGGGACCACCACAAGGGTCAGCGGTACCATGAGAGACAAATTGGCCTGTATGCTGAATACGATCGGCCCAACCTACTGCCATTCCTGAGAGACAGCATCCACTGCCCACTAGAAAAGGTACTGAGACACTTTCAAAACTGTGTGCTCAAATTTATTTcgccttttatttaaccaggtaggcccgttgagaacaagttctcatttacaactgcgacctggccaagataacgcaaagcagtgcgacacaaacaacaacacagagttacacatgggacgAAGTACATTTCTTCGAATTTAGATGTATATTATCTTATCGTGTATGTCAGATTACTACATTAGAAGAATAATTAATCGTCTTACTTCTAAAACTCAAGTGTGTTGCAACTGTCTTATCTTTTTTTAGGCTCTGGAAATTTGTCAGGAGAGAAACTTTGTAGAGGAAACTGTCTTCCTGCTCAGTAAGTGTCCCCTTACAGTTTCTGTGACATTAATAACGTTAATGAATAAGCCATTAGAACTGGTTATAAATGCTCATAAGTGCTTTAGAAATTGTTAGAAATGCTTTTAGATATGGGGACAAGCTGAACTAAACCTCCAGCCAGCCGGGTAACTAATTGCGTTTGGTCTGAGGAAACTGACCCACTGTAACTTGTCCTTCATAGGCAGAATGGGGAACTGTAGACGGGCTCTTCAGATGATCATGGAGGAACTGGAGGATGTGGACAAGGCCATAGAGTTCGCCAAGGAGCAGGATGACGCTGAGCTGTGGGAGGATCTCATCTCGTATTCCATCGATAAGCCACGTAAGTCACGTGAATACAGAAGCACTTtcaaatgatcaggcctactgcatAGTGTTTCCACAGGTGTCATTTTAAGTTTCTGTCTTTTTCCTCTCTCAAGCCTTCATTACTGGTCTCCTCAATAACATTGGGACACATGTGGATCCCATTTTACTCATCCACCGCATAAAGGAGGGCATGGAGATTCCTAACCTCAGAGACTCACTGGTCAAGATCCTCCAAGACTACAacctgcaggtagcctagcggttagagcgttgggccagtatccgAAAGGTCACTAGTTCGAATCCCTGGGCCGacgaggtgaaaaatctgtcaatgtgcccttgagcaatgcaCGTACCCCTAATTACTCCAGGGTCGCCGTCGATAATGGATGACCCTGtccgtgaccccactctcagaGGGTGTCTAAGGGATAgcgggatatgcaaaaaacacatttccaatgaAATAGGATAAATGTATTATATGTCAAAATATCAGCCATCACATAGTGTACCTAGAATATCACTGTAACAACAGCCTTGCCTCTTAAACGGTTTTGTTTCACTGTCTCTCAGATCTTGCTCCGGGAGGGTTGTAAGAAGATCTTAGTGGCTGACTCGTTGTCACTGCTCCAGAAGATGCATAGGACTCAGATGAGAGGGGTCAGGGTGGATGGTGGGTAGTTTTTTGTTTTGCGTGTTTATGTGCAAACTGTGGAGTTGGAACATAATGACTTCGTTAAGCATTAGTTTTAATGTGTTTTTATTGTTTGTGTTTGAATTGTTTGTGTCTTTTTCAGAAGAGAACATCTGTGAATCCTGTCACGCTTCAATATTACCATCAGGTGGGCTTACCTTATTTAGCATTATACAGAAAATGTCGCATATTCATATATAGTGTCTACACTTCTGtattatacagtggggcaaaaaagtatttagtcagccaccaattgggcaagttctcccacttaaaaagatgagacaggcctgtaattttcatcataggtacacttcaactatgacagacaaaatgagaaaaaaaaatccagaaaatcacattaggatttttaatgaatttatttgcaaattatggtgggaaaataagtatttggtcaactacaaacaagcaagatttctggctctcacagacctgtaacttcttctttaagaggctcctctgtcctccactcgttacctgtattaatggcacctgtttgaacttgttatcagtataaaagacacctgtccacaacctcaaacattcacactccaaactccactaaggccaagaccaaagagatgtcaaaggacaccagaaacaaaattgtagacctgcaccaggctgggaagactgaatctgcaataggtaagcaagcagcttggtttgaagaaatcaactgtgtgagcaattattaggaaatggaagacatacaagaccactgataatctccctcgatctggggctccacgcaagatctcaccccgtggggtcaaaatgatcacaagaacggtgagcaaaaatcccagaaccacacggggggacctagtgaatgacctgcagagagctgggaccaaagtaacaaagcctaccatcagtaacacactacgccgccagggactcaaatcctgcagtgccagacgtgtccccctgcttaagccagtacatgtccaggcccgtctgaagtttgctagagagcatttgaatgatccagaagaagattgggagaatgtcatatggtcagatgaaaccaaaatagaacttttggtaaaaactcaactcgtcgtgtttggaggacaaagaatgctgagttgcatccaaagaacaccatacctactgtgaagcatgggggtggaaacatcatgctttggggctgtttttctgcaaagggaccaggacgactgatccgtgtaaaggaaataatgaatggggccatgtatcgtgagattttgagtgaaaacctccttccatcagcaagggcattgaagatgaaacgtggctgggtctttcagcatgacaatgatcccaaacacaccgcccgggcaacgaaggagtggctttgtaagaagcatttcaaggtcctggagtggcctagccagtctccagatctcaaccccatagaaaatctttggagggagttgaaagtccatgttgcccagcaacagccccaaaacatcactgctctagaggagatctgcatggaggaatgggccaaattacCAGCAACAGTGtctgaaaaccttgtgaagacttacagaaaacgtttgacctctgtcattgccaacaaagggtatataacaaagtattgagaaacttttgttattgaccaaatacttagtttccaccataatttgcaaataaattcattaaaaatcctacaatgtgattttctggattttttttcctcattttgtctgtcatagttgaagtgtacctatgatgaaaattacaggcctctctcatttttttaagtgggagaacttgcacaattggtggctgactaaatactttttttgccccactgtaattgGGAAGCTTCTTACCATCATTGCATTTTGAAGCTATTCAAAACACCTGCATTCATGTTTTGCTCCTTTGGTGTAGATATGGCCCAGAACTTCAGTGTGGTGGTCTTCCACTGCAGACACATGTTCCACAAGGAGTGTTTACCTTCTCCTGGAATGGTAAGTATCTACCCCATCTCctttcatccccctctctttctcacttcaTATAGAGTATGGACTTTCAGATGAGAGCAGCAGATTTCTTGCCTGATATGGCTTTTGCCTATCTCTTCTTTCAGATTCCTGGGGTCCAGTTTTGCAACATCTGTAGTGCGAAGCGGAGAGGGCCAGGAAGTGGGATACTGGAGATGAAGAAGTAACAGGAAATGCTCACCTTCAAATGTCATCACTTCATCTTTCCCCAGTTGGAGTGAATGGCAATCTCTGGGCTCATAGATTTTAGCTTTTTCCTCTGTCACAGTGTGCTCTGTTGTATCAAATGCATAATATGTTGTAATGTTAAAGGTAGACGCCGCGATATGACGTAGaggcagaaagtaaacagcatagtgggtaaATTTCTGCAACCACTAAGAGCATTGAAGCACGAGGCTCAACTTCTCTGCTGTATTGGCTCCCTGGGTACCAGGCTGTAACGGTGTGAAGTGAACCTGTGCACATGCGCAGAAACTGTGACTGTGAGAGCGCAGAAACTGTGTGAGAGCGcagtcttgcatctcgctcatccCAATATTTGTGGTGCTGCCTGTGGCCACGTCATTTCtttgagtctacctttaaaactGTTACTAAAATAATAAATGCTGCACTATTTCCTCTTAATTCACTTCTTGCAATTTGCATTGAACCTCAATGATCAATGAATTTAGGATTCAAAATAAAAGGCTTTTGAAATCTCAATATGTGTGTTAAAAGTGATCTATAATTTCCACTGTATCTCATTAAATGGACCTACAAATTCTCTACAAGAATAACAAGACTTTTGGTCTTCAGTGACTACATTTATTGGAAGGTATCACTTGTTCTATTGAGGACGACACTGCTTAGAGAACACAGCCCCGTCTACAGCATCATCAAACATTATTTTAGTTGGAGTTCCTTTTCTTGTAGATCTGTCAAATGAGTAGCCCTCATAGCATTTTTCATAAATATCTCTTAGATTTGATCAGTAGTGCTTTGAAAACtgacaaagaaaaacaaagacGAAGCAGCTGTTTTACAAGTGGGATGCACTGTTGAGCGCTACATCCCGAGGCGTTCGTACTGATTGTACGGAGATTGTGACAGCCGGTTAAATGGCGTCCCTTGAGAGGGCAAGAACAAGATTtatgtcaggagaagtgcagtattCTCATAAAAAGACATATACTTGTAATACGGAGGAGGGATAAAGAggttgaagagagagggaggaagagggtgagcttgagtTGGTTAATGATGGCAAAAAAAGGGAGATTTGTTaaagaatggtagaaagtgtaagcagagtgagCTATACACCGTATTGAAGAccggaggagaaatggaagtgaatgagggcgaaATATCAGAGGTGGTAGGTGTGGGGAAGTTCTTGGAATccgagggtcaggataaagatTGGTCTGTGACAGTAGCAGTGACATTGTTTTGCTCTCAAGGAAAGGGCGCCATTGagaggagtgattactggggtaggGGTAAATGTGAAAGTTAACTCATCGTTTTGtgcgacgcagacagggtggcgtgAATGGTGAAACGGACGAG
This Salvelinus namaycush isolate Seneca chromosome 33, SaNama_1.0, whole genome shotgun sequence DNA region includes the following protein-coding sequences:
- the LOC120027818 gene encoding vacuolar protein sorting-associated protein 41 homolog encodes the protein MAEVEKGRKPSEESTDDSEEEDSEEEPKLKYERLANGVTEILQKDAASCMTVHDKFLALGTHFGKVFLLDIQGNLTQKFEISPVKINQISLDESGEHMGICSEDGKVQVFGLYTREGFHENFDCPVKVVALHPRFSSSSYKQFVTGGNKLLLYEKNWLNRWKTSILHEGEGTITNVQWRANLIAWANNMGVKIYDISTKQRITNVLRDNVSLRPDMYPCSLCWKDNSTLIIGWGSSIKICVVKERGHTELRDLPSRYVEIVSAFETEFFISGLAPLADQLVTLYFVKENSDHMEEEFRARPCLDIIQPLPEGYEEISSDALTVRNFQENECRDYRLEHSEGESLYYIISPKDIVVAKERDQDDHIDWLLDKKKYEEALMAAEISFKNIKRHEVQKIGMAYINHLVEKGDYDTAARKCQKVLGKNMELWENEVYRFKTIGQLKAISQYLPRGDLRLRPAIYEMILHEFLKSDYEGFATLIREWPGELYNNMTIVQAVTDHLKKDPMNSTLLTTLAELYTYDQRYDRALEIYLRLRHKDVYQLIHKHDLFSSIEDKIVLLVDFDKEKAVDMLLDNEDKISIDRVVEELRDRPELLHIYLHKLFKRDHHKGQRYHERQIGLYAEYDRPNLLPFLRDSIHCPLEKALEICQERNFVEETVFLLSRMGNCRRALQMIMEELEDVDKAIEFAKEQDDAELWEDLISYSIDKPPFITGLLNNIGTHVDPILLIHRIKEGMEIPNLRDSLVKILQDYNLQILLREGCKKILVADSLSLLQKMHRTQMRGVRVDEENICESCHASILPSDMAQNFSVVVFHCRHMFHKECLPSPGMIPGVQFCNICSAKRRGPGSGILEMKK